In Sphaerospermopsis torques-reginae ITEP-024, the genomic window CACCAACACAACTTTTCGCTGTAAGATTTAGGCATTTTTTAAGATAGCAATAATTAATTGTTGACATTTATTTAAATTTCACTGGAAATTTTCTAAAATTTTCCTTAAATTTGGCTTTTAATTATCATTTATTCTTGACAACATGACTATGGATACCTTTACTCAAGATTAGCGACATAGTTAAAAAATTTAATAAAAATTTCAGACATTGAGAGTCAAGATACCCAACCCTGCACTACCTTAGTAAGTGAGTTACTGTGAAATCAACGTAGTTAATTCCATTAAGTTAAGCCGTGAAAATTCCAAGTTCGATCTGGACACTAATCATAGGCATCGTGCTAACCCTGGTCAGTCTTTGGTACGGTCAAAATCACGGGCTGTTACCCGCAGCCGCAGCAGATGAAGCCGTATTGATAGATGGTCTATTTAGTGCGATGTTGACCGTCTCTATAGGAATATTTCTCATAGTTGAAGGCGTTTTACTCTACTCTGTCTTAAAATACCGTCGCCGTCCAGGTGACAACGAAGATGGTCCACCAATTGAAGGTAATGTACCTTTAGAAATACTCTGGACAGCGATCCCAGCAATTATCGTTATTGGTATTTCCGTTTACAGCTTTGATGTGTACAACCAAATTGGTGGATTAAATCCCCATTCAGTCCATGAAGCACCAATCATGGAAGAATCAATGTCCATGGCGGGAACTGCTATTGCAGCCACTTTAAGCGATACACCTGGCAGCACAAAACCAAATCTGAATCAAGAAAAATTTGACGCTGCTATGGAAGATCCAGCCACCGCAGCAGTTCGTAATACAGAAATTCCCCAAATGCAAAATGCTCCTGGTGTGGGTAGTGTCGCTCCCACCTTGGGCGCAAGTCGGGAAAAAGAAGGACAAGCGCCGCAGTTAGTTGTTAACGTCTCTGCCTTACAATATGCTTGGTTGTTCACCTACCCAGATACAGAGGTGACAGTGGGAGAACTTCATGTTCCCATTGGCCAAGAAGTAGAACTGAACATGAGCGCCAACGATGTCATTCATGCTTTTTGGGTGCCAGAATTTCGCCTCAAACAAGATGTGATCCCCGGTAGACAAACAGAAGTTCGTTTTACACCCAGAAAAGAAGGTACTTATACTGTAGTGTGTGCGGAACTCTGTGGACCATACCACGGCGCAATGCAAACTCAAGTAATAGTAGAGTCCCAAGCAGCTTTTGATAGTTGGATGCAAGAACAGCTAGTAGCCAGTAAAGACAACTTAAATCAAGCTGTGGCCATGAACCCAGCAGATATGTCAGTAGATGAATTTCTCGCCCCCTATATCCAGGAAATGGGTATTCACTCGGAAATGCTACATCAAGTTCACTAACAAGACTTACGCAGAAGTTACGGAAGAATGAACCACTAAGGACACGAAGGTAAGAGGTTTTGAGAAGTTTTTTCTGTAAGTTCTGTAAATCCAAAATCTAAAATCTAAAATCTAAAATCCAAAATCGAATGACCCAAGCACAATTACAAGAAACTACCAATATTTCTCACCTCCAGGAAGAACCAGGGGTAAGAAAGTGGTGGGAATTTTTCACCTTTAATACCGACCATAAAGTAATCGGCATTCAATATCTGGTTACATCCTTTATTTTTTACTGCATTGGCGGAGTAATGGCTGATTTGGTGCGGACAGAATTACGCACCCCAGAGGTGGATTTTGTCACCCCGGAAGTTTATAACAGCTTGTTTACACTCCACGCCACGATCATGATCTTTTTATGGATCGTGCCAGCAGGGGCGGGTTTTGCTAACTATCTCATCCCGCTGATGATCGGGGCTAGGGATATGGCTTTTCCCCGTTTAAATGCGGTGGCTTTTTGGATGATCCCCCCAGCCGGTCTATTACTGATCGCTAGTTTGGTTGTGGGTGATGCCCCAGATGCCGGTTGGACTTCTTACCCTCCCCTGAGTTTGGTAACAGGCCAAGTAGGTGAAGCGATCTGGATCATTAGCGTCCTGTTATTGGGTACATCGTCAATTTTGGGGGCAATTAATTTTATTGTCACCCTCTTAAAAATGCGTGTTCCCAGTATGGGAGTCCATCAAATGCCCT contains:
- a CDS encoding cytochrome c oxidase subunit II, with amino-acid sequence MKIPSSIWTLIIGIVLTLVSLWYGQNHGLLPAAAADEAVLIDGLFSAMLTVSIGIFLIVEGVLLYSVLKYRRRPGDNEDGPPIEGNVPLEILWTAIPAIIVIGISVYSFDVYNQIGGLNPHSVHEAPIMEESMSMAGTAIAATLSDTPGSTKPNLNQEKFDAAMEDPATAAVRNTEIPQMQNAPGVGSVAPTLGASREKEGQAPQLVVNVSALQYAWLFTYPDTEVTVGELHVPIGQEVELNMSANDVIHAFWVPEFRLKQDVIPGRQTEVRFTPRKEGTYTVVCAELCGPYHGAMQTQVIVESQAAFDSWMQEQLVASKDNLNQAVAMNPADMSVDEFLAPYIQEMGIHSEMLHQVH